In Aedes albopictus strain Foshan chromosome 3, AalbF5, whole genome shotgun sequence, the following are encoded in one genomic region:
- the LOC109432291 gene encoding protein germ cell-less-like: MGNVVNKVTNPIQAMRGKKRKREDEDSDCNEEINDLLDKSLATPKRKKLISTAKYIYQALFKEERNSDITVHALGKVWHLHKVYLSQSPYFASMFNGSWREADEDYVHIEIVDPKITIESLYSVFGALYMDEVVLEPREIVSILATATLFQLDSLIDRCAEVMIETSNAETAVKYYEAACEYGVKSVKQSTFNWLLVNLLSLYYKTGKWLRLISIELMELLVASPDLYVMQTELSLYTLLRYWMYLKLHPGAEEVGASEEKLQYFANRQSSVAFLNTPKGKPFEKCFRALRLHNLLNHHVDIRVLRQDNIIPVEWMHEPLFQQWNSMLLVDQTLDKGPKDVDEKLFLESCIRCGRTLPENEYLKWRWTGFNFGLDLILISDTKTLRVKRHHRTENERLLSLQVKRQFQIRVSVASLNDLRQIKHQQTTAIQSVSLDKNEEAMLIMFDKELTYPLLISVNMLVVSPPRTSPPSTPAQTAGPSSSSSSRQPHRRDEEESLDAGGNDIAVSS; this comes from the exons ATGGGCAACGTAGTCAATAAGGTCACCAACCCGATCCAGGCGATGCGGGGCAAGAAGCGCAAACGAGAGGATGAAGACTCGGACTGCAACGAGGAGATCAACGATTTGCTCGACAAATCGCTTGCTACTCCTAAGCG AAAGAAGCTCATCTCGACGGCCAAGTACATCTACCAGGCACTGTTCAAGGAGGAACGCAACTCGGACATCACGGTGCACGCCCTCGGGAAGGTGTGGCACCTGCACAAAGTTTACCTCAGCCAGAGTCCCTACTTTGCCAGCATGTTCAACGGATCGTGGCGGGAGGCGGACGAGGATTACGTCCACATTGAGATAGTGGATCCGAAGATCACGATTGAATCGCTGTACTCGGTGTTCGGGGCGCTGTACATGGACGAGGTTGTGCTGGAACCGAGGGAGATTGTTTCGATACTGGCCACGGCAACGCTGTTTCAGCTGGACAGTTTGATCGACCGGTGTGCCGAGGTGATGATTGAGACTTCGAATGCGGAG ACGGCGGTCAAGTATTACGAGGCAGCCTGCGAGTACGGTGTAAAAAGTGTGAAACAATCCACGTTCAACTGGTTGCTGGTTAACCTGCTGAGTCTGTACTACAAAACCGGCAAGTGGTTACGGTTGATTAGCATCGAGCTGATGGAACTGCTGGTGGCCAGTCCGGATCTGTATGTTATGCAAACCGAGCTGTCGTTGTACACATTGTTGAGGTATTGGATGTACCTAAAGCTGCATCCGGGAGCGGAGGAGGTCGGAGCGTCGGAAGAAAAGTTACAGTATTTCGCTAATAGGCAGAGTTCGGTTGCATTTTTGAATACTCCGAAGGGAAAGCCGTTCGAAAAGTGCTTCCGTGCGTTGCGGCTGCACAATTTACTTAATCATCATGTGGACATTAGGGTACTGAGGCAGGATAACATTATACCGGTAGAGTGGATGCATGAACCGCTGTTTCAGCAGTGGAATAGCATGCTGCTGGTGGATCAAACGCTGGACAAAGGCCCGAAGGACGTCGACGAAAAGTTATTCTTGGAATCGTGCATACGGTGTGGTCGGACGCTGCCAGAAAACGAATACCTGAAGTGGCGATGGACCGGGTTCAATTTCGGACTGGATTTGATCCTGATATCGGATACCAAAACGCTGAGGGTAAAACGGCACCATAGGACGGAGAACGAGCGGTTACTGAGCTTACAG GTGAAACGACAGTTTCAAATCCGTGTCTCGGTAGCATCCCTCAACGATCTGCGGCAAATCAAACACCAACAAACCACAGCCATCCAGTCAGTGTCGTTGGACAAGAACGAAGAAGCTATGCTGATCATGTTCGACAAGGAGCTCACCTACCCGCTACTCATTTCCGTCAACATGCTGGTGGTATCACCTCCACGAACTAGTCCACCCAGCACACCGGCCCAGACAGCCGGACCGTCCAGTAGTAGTAGTTCCCGACAGCCTCATCGACGAGAcgaggaagaatctctggacgcCGGGGGGAACGATATCGCCGTGAGCTCATGA